From a region of the Neobacillus niacini genome:
- a CDS encoding response regulator transcription factor produces MNILLVDDEPLELEQLEYLILKKFPNWKIFKAQDASIALQIVKQHDIFLAFLDIQIPGKNGLDLAKELTKTYTLDIIMVTAFQNFEYAQTSIRLGVVDYITKPIIEDELMAVLSKYERLGRYSEQIVNAINIIHAEYSEKLTLNYLASKIHINSAYLSRKFHEEVGMGFSEYLNEFRLKEAQRMLVEYPDLSISTVSERCGFNSQHYFSQIFRKMTGQSPRDFRLRETFH; encoded by the coding sequence ATGAATATCCTGCTAGTTGATGACGAACCGCTAGAATTAGAGCAGCTCGAGTATTTAATCCTTAAAAAATTTCCAAACTGGAAGATTTTCAAAGCTCAAGATGCTTCCATAGCACTCCAAATCGTTAAGCAGCATGACATCTTTCTTGCATTTCTAGATATTCAGATTCCTGGGAAGAATGGATTGGATTTAGCGAAGGAACTAACAAAAACATATACGCTTGATATTATAATGGTTACTGCTTTTCAAAATTTTGAATATGCTCAAACTTCAATAAGACTTGGGGTCGTTGATTACATAACCAAACCAATTATTGAAGATGAATTAATGGCCGTATTAAGCAAGTATGAAAGATTAGGGCGTTATTCAGAACAAATTGTTAATGCGATAAACATTATTCATGCGGAATATAGTGAAAAATTAACGTTAAATTATTTAGCGTCAAAAATTCATATTAATTCTGCTTATTTAAGCAGAAAATTTCATGAGGAGGTTGGGATGGGCTTTTCCGAGTATTTAAACGAGTTTCGCTTAAAGGAAGCTCAAAGAATGCTCGTTGAGTATCCTGATTTAAGTATTAGTACGGTTTCTGAAAGATGTGGTTTTAACAGCCAGCATTATTTTAGCCAAATTTTCCGAAAAATGACAGGACAATCACCAAGGGATTTTCGCTTAAGGGAGACATTCCATTGA
- the ncs1 gene encoding NCS1 family nucleobase:cation symporter, with product MGQSHAQIENQAHYSPDLLPTPSEARTWKIGQFFSIWMGSVHNVPSYVTIGGFFALGLSIWQVFFIIIISSILLSVMMVLNGHAGSKYGIPFSILLRASYGIKGALFPGVLRGVIAAIMWFGLQTYAGSLALSILIGEFWPEYLSLGGNFNFFGLNLSGLLSFLLFWIINVLFIFAGIDRLGKLTKYLSPLIFVVFGGMAIWSIKLAGGIEPIINYSSKGGHGNSIFVFISCVSAILATWVAQTLSVSDITRFSRSNKDQSMGQISGLFITYLLFAVASISIIVGSEIAFGVPIWNVLEVVERFDSRFAITLSLLTICLSTLSVNMVGNIIPAGYQLASLFPKRLNFKTGALAAAIIGLLIMPWKLMENPTSIFAFLNIVGGLLSPVIGVTLTNYFLICKKEINLQELYYSNHNVYSNGINLPAMLATIFAGIISLMGNFVPLLGPLTSISWFSGILLAIPLYLALYYFFYKQLGLKAIKE from the coding sequence TTGGGACAAAGTCATGCACAAATCGAAAATCAAGCCCATTATAGCCCAGATTTATTACCAACTCCTTCTGAGGCTAGGACATGGAAAATAGGTCAATTTTTCTCTATCTGGATGGGCTCTGTTCATAACGTGCCTTCCTATGTAACAATTGGCGGATTCTTTGCATTGGGATTATCTATTTGGCAGGTATTCTTTATCATTATCATTTCTTCCATATTACTATCAGTCATGATGGTATTGAATGGGCATGCCGGCAGCAAATATGGAATTCCATTTTCTATTCTGCTCCGTGCAAGCTACGGAATAAAGGGTGCTCTCTTTCCGGGAGTCCTAAGAGGCGTTATTGCCGCGATTATGTGGTTTGGTCTTCAAACCTATGCTGGCAGTCTTGCCCTTAGTATTTTAATAGGGGAATTTTGGCCAGAGTATTTATCTTTAGGCGGAAATTTCAACTTTTTCGGATTAAATCTATCTGGCCTCCTTTCCTTTCTACTCTTTTGGATTATTAATGTTTTATTCATTTTTGCCGGTATCGATCGATTAGGGAAGTTAACAAAATATCTATCCCCACTAATTTTTGTGGTTTTTGGCGGAATGGCTATCTGGTCCATTAAACTGGCAGGTGGAATTGAACCAATAATAAACTATAGTTCAAAAGGGGGCCACGGAAATAGTATTTTCGTTTTCATAAGTTGTGTTTCGGCCATTTTGGCAACATGGGTTGCACAAACTCTAAGTGTTTCTGATATTACTAGATTTTCTCGTTCTAATAAAGATCAGTCAATGGGACAGATTTCTGGGCTGTTTATTACGTATTTATTATTTGCTGTAGCTAGCATTTCGATCATTGTCGGTTCAGAGATTGCTTTTGGAGTTCCGATTTGGAATGTACTTGAAGTGGTGGAGAGATTCGATAGTAGATTTGCCATTACCCTTTCACTTCTAACGATTTGCTTATCTACTTTATCAGTTAATATGGTTGGAAATATCATCCCTGCCGGCTATCAACTGGCTTCTCTTTTCCCAAAAAGACTGAATTTTAAAACAGGAGCTTTGGCCGCTGCCATTATCGGTCTTCTTATTATGCCTTGGAAGCTAATGGAGAATCCAACAAGCATATTCGCCTTTTTAAATATTGTAGGAGGATTGTTAAGTCCCGTCATTGGTGTGACGCTGACGAATTATTTCCTAATTTGTAAAAAAGAAATTAATTTACAAGAATTATATTATAGTAACCACAATGTATATTCAAACGGGATTAACCTCCCCGCTATGCTTGCAACCATCTTCGCAGGCATAATAAGCCTAATGGGTAATTTTGTACCCTTACTTGGTCCATTGACAAGTATTTCTTGGTTTTCAGGGATATTGCTAGCCATTCCTTTATATCTAGCTTTATATTATTTTTTTTATAAGCAATTAGGATTAAAGGCAATAAAGGAATAG
- a CDS encoding glutathione ABC transporter substrate-binding protein, with translation MKEKLKIRKFFLVLLIIMVITGCSTNKNAGTTGDEKGVKAKNGGTLVIVRLSDAENLDHHFMNTINAASITHGKVYEGLVGRDKDSQIKPLLAKSWKQVDDKTWEFKLREDVKFHDGTPFNASAVKTNFNRLLDANVNAPRAGVFKMVNEVKIIDDFTVQFILSEPFSPLLSILASHEGGIISPKTIEKFGKNIINEPNGTGPFSFESWTPGQEIVLVKNDQYFGDKAKVDKVVFKIVPEETTRISMIEAGEAHIAEPLSVTMKDTVEASRTMGVYRSEGFGTEYIGFNYENKPFSDVRVRRAISHAVEMDTIIKGVFNNIGKQANSLLGSQVFGYHKGLKAYEYNLNEAKKLLAEAGYPNGFETTLLTMDAKERINLAEVLQSHLKTIGIDVKIQVMENGAFVEQRNNGDTQMFISSWRNATGDADYNQYNLFHTASKGAAGNTFFYSNKEVDGLIEAARKEEDQEKRQELYETAQELEMEDAVYIPVRVIENLAAISNKVEGFRISAAGYLELNDVSIK, from the coding sequence ATGAAAGAAAAATTAAAGATCCGAAAATTTTTTCTAGTTCTACTAATCATTATGGTGATTACTGGTTGTTCGACAAATAAAAATGCAGGGACAACTGGAGATGAAAAGGGAGTTAAAGCGAAGAATGGAGGTACCTTGGTAATTGTTCGTTTATCAGATGCAGAGAATTTAGATCACCATTTTATGAATACGATCAATGCAGCAAGTATAACCCATGGGAAAGTTTACGAGGGCTTGGTAGGAAGGGATAAAGATTCTCAAATCAAGCCTTTATTGGCGAAATCATGGAAACAGGTGGATGACAAAACCTGGGAATTTAAACTAAGAGAAGATGTGAAATTCCATGATGGAACACCATTCAATGCAAGCGCTGTTAAAACTAATTTTAATAGACTTTTAGATGCTAATGTCAATGCACCTAGAGCAGGTGTCTTTAAAATGGTAAATGAAGTGAAAATTATCGATGATTTTACCGTTCAATTTATCTTAAGTGAGCCGTTTTCACCTTTACTCTCCATCCTAGCTAGTCATGAGGGGGGAATAATTAGTCCTAAAACCATTGAGAAGTTTGGAAAGAACATCATTAATGAACCAAATGGAACCGGGCCATTTTCATTTGAATCCTGGACTCCTGGCCAAGAAATTGTATTAGTTAAAAATGATCAATATTTTGGTGATAAAGCGAAGGTGGATAAAGTTGTTTTTAAAATTGTGCCTGAAGAAACAACAAGAATTTCGATGATTGAAGCAGGTGAAGCCCATATAGCCGAACCGCTTTCTGTAACGATGAAGGACACCGTAGAAGCTTCGCGAACAATGGGGGTCTATCGAAGTGAAGGTTTTGGAACTGAATATATTGGTTTTAACTATGAGAATAAACCATTTAGTGATGTTCGAGTGCGCAGAGCGATTTCCCATGCTGTTGAAATGGATACGATTATTAAAGGGGTCTTTAACAACATCGGAAAGCAAGCCAACTCCCTTTTAGGATCTCAAGTATTTGGATATCATAAAGGTTTGAAGGCTTATGAATATAATCTAAATGAAGCAAAAAAATTGCTTGCTGAGGCAGGTTATCCGAATGGCTTTGAAACGACATTGCTAACGATGGATGCCAAGGAAAGAATAAATCTGGCGGAGGTACTTCAATCACACTTGAAAACAATCGGTATTGATGTAAAGATACAGGTAATGGAAAATGGGGCATTCGTTGAGCAAAGAAATAATGGGGATACACAAATGTTTATAAGCAGCTGGAGAAATGCAACTGGTGATGCTGATTATAACCAATATAATCTCTTCCATACTGCTTCAAAAGGAGCAGCTGGGAATACCTTCTTTTATAGTAATAAAGAGGTTGATGGTTTAATAGAAGCTGCACGTAAAGAAGAGGATCAAGAAAAACGTCAGGAGCTTTATGAGACAGCACAGGAATTAGAAATGGAAGACGCAGTTTATATTCCTGTCCGTGTTATAGAAAATTTAGCAGCCATTTCAAACAAAGTAGAAGGATTTAGAATTAGTGCGGCTGGATATTTAGAACTTAATGATGTTTCAATTAAATAA
- a CDS encoding sodium:solute symporter family transporter: MKKNDYQLYISGAIKLGVSFGVVSLLARWVTGNTILSSPETLIKYGLIGGIGYSLVGALSSILFGFLAKKIRENHPGQHTIGDVLRQKLTPNGYWLMMTVLILTSFHSLFVQAMGAGILIQMIFPIPYFIGLLLFLTICFFIGGAGGMQRLHQVAGVNVTLIFAAVIIIPVYFYIQEGVYPVYDGIKLYHPYLLYIKNTDAFWFIFTAIFVFFGQILIDRASWQRMFIIQKEKVQITFTLTGLIWATIPLALSSLLMITIFGRSFENIYSLFSELVNRIQSSILIVLFVVFVFSSIASALSAELHATTTLFVKNIMEMFFTLTNDEKWKYTYIFSGAICLCLLVIVSILTPSPLTLLFFTGNIYAAVISPILYIILSKGVLPLIVPFSSFIGAIGGYIFVTRTEDFKGIWLSFTISTVLCLLVLIYKTITRNNSKLL, encoded by the coding sequence TTGAAAAAAAATGATTATCAGTTATATATCAGTGGTGCCATTAAACTCGGGGTAAGCTTTGGAGTTGTTAGTTTATTGGCTCGATGGGTAACAGGAAATACAATCCTTTCATCTCCGGAAACCTTGATTAAATACGGTCTTATCGGTGGAATTGGATACTCACTAGTAGGGGCGTTATCCTCTATTTTATTTGGATTTTTAGCAAAAAAAATCCGTGAAAATCACCCTGGTCAGCACACGATCGGAGATGTTTTAAGACAAAAATTAACACCAAACGGATATTGGTTAATGATGACAGTTCTTATCCTTACAAGCTTTCATTCCTTATTTGTACAAGCTATGGGCGCAGGAATTCTTATTCAGATGATTTTTCCAATTCCTTATTTTATTGGGTTATTGCTTTTTTTAACTATTTGTTTTTTTATCGGAGGAGCTGGGGGCATGCAGCGCCTTCACCAAGTCGCTGGTGTTAATGTCACCCTGATTTTTGCAGCCGTCATTATTATCCCCGTCTACTTTTATATTCAAGAAGGAGTTTATCCTGTTTATGACGGAATTAAGCTATATCATCCTTATTTATTGTATATAAAGAACACAGATGCCTTTTGGTTTATTTTCACAGCAATCTTTGTCTTTTTTGGTCAAATTTTGATTGACCGTGCTTCATGGCAAAGAATGTTTATTATTCAAAAAGAAAAGGTTCAAATAACCTTTACTTTAACAGGATTAATATGGGCAACTATCCCACTGGCTTTATCCTCCTTGTTAATGATTACAATATTCGGCAGAAGCTTTGAAAATATTTATTCCTTATTCTCTGAACTAGTAAACAGAATCCAATCATCTATATTAATCGTCCTATTCGTGGTCTTTGTTTTTAGTTCAATCGCTTCGGCCCTCAGTGCAGAATTGCACGCCACAACTACCCTTTTTGTAAAAAATATAATGGAAATGTTTTTTACTCTAACAAATGATGAAAAATGGAAATACACTTATATTTTTTCGGGAGCAATATGTCTATGTTTACTCGTCATTGTCAGTATTCTTACTCCCAGTCCGCTCACGCTATTATTTTTCACTGGGAATATTTATGCGGCGGTGATTAGCCCCATTCTATATATCATCCTTAGTAAAGGTGTTCTTCCTCTCATAGTCCCCTTTTCATCCTTTATTGGAGCTATTGGAGGCTATATTTTTGTAACAAGAACGGAAGACTTTAAAGGAATCTGGCTAAGCTTTACGATTTCAACAGTTCTTTGTTTACTTGTCTTAATCTATAAAACAATAACAAGAAATAATAGTAAGCTACTATAG